One window of the Pieris brassicae chromosome Z, ilPieBrab1.1, whole genome shotgun sequence genome contains the following:
- the LOC123718605 gene encoding coiled-coil domain-containing protein 13-like encodes MDKKQGSTAKIKSKTNLKDEKTIELAAKIDETDEMKLKMLAGLDKPDPEDLLYPPELNAHLIEQLKIMTGENNELRKCIFTKDEELKVQNKTIADLNQRIRDIISGSGPAISSKSAGIISAKITELCKQNRHLVAEVESHKTKNAALERKIMQLDLINKENEKLEACLCKDEIVDVNPDELKELNNKLVVVNKKLYDSKNRNLELKNDILIATKILQQELGDKFTSIKDLQNDLAGWKGRAQQIALLQGKIAVLEEKLNGKHKDLLEAKKNDQTVILRDLEMKRKREVDRAMKDFEALKEDNIDLKRKLEGARCRIRNLECDATTLRQKMQTFVEKSNHDDLLVNEQRNQIKSLESYYQEILKENTVKMNKMHSEIVEYQKLIKNTDAKIDALREQATEKATKIEELRAQLLRYEECSLQSVFFTPMKTATDNEIKKLSDLILILNERIDNERHKYEELDITHRKTKEKKRKLERKVALVEDELKILKDSKRTSRASKTAIQKEQTFDGFPSTAASLGKKHSSIAAIAVRATETVSDETPSEGYDLLDKDELKYKLELAEEKLKILEDKLKMIEEEKQDDYNHLVDMIQTSKQLFNEALTVLKRDKCQCMS; translated from the exons ATGGATAAAAAACAAGGCTCGACTGCGAAAATAAAGTCAAAAACGAATTTAAAAGATGAAAAGACAATAGAATTAGCGGCGAAAATAGATGAAACTGATGAAATGAAGTTAAAAATGTTAGCTGGTCTTGACAAACCAGACCCAGAGGATTTGCTATACCCACCTGAACTGAATGCTCACCTAATTGAACAATTaaag ATAATGACAGGGGAAAATAATGAACTTCggaaatgtatatttacaaaagacgAAGAATTAAaggtacaaaataaaacaattgccGATTTAAATCAACGTATACGCGATATAATATCCGGTTCCGGTCCTGCCATATCATCAAAATCAGCCGGAATCATTAGCGCTAAAATCACAGAGCTTTGCAAACAGAATCGTCATTTAGTTGCTGAAGTGGAGAgccataaaactaaaaatgctgCTCTAGAAAGAAAAATCATGCAACTGgatctaataaataaagaaaacgaaAAATTAGAAGCTTGTCTATGCAAAGATGAGATAGTAGACGTCAATCCTGATGAGTTGaaagaattaaataacaaactaGTAGTCGTTAACAAAAAGTTGTATGACAGCAAGAATAGGAATCTTGAATTAAAGAACGATATTCTTATAGcaacaaaaatattgcaacAGGAATTAGGGGATAAATTCACTAGTATAAAAGACCTTCAAAATGATTTAGCAGGTTGGAAAGGAAGAGCTCAACAAATAGCTCTATTGCAAGGTAAAATTGCTGTTCTAGAAGAAAAACTGAATGGAAAGCATAAGGATCTTCTTGAAGCTAAAAAGAATGATCAAACTGTA ATATTACGTGACCTAGAAATGAAGCGAAAAAGAGAAGTAGACCGAGCGATGAAAGATTTTGAAGCATTAAAAGAAGATAATATTGATCTTAAACGTAAATTGGAAGGAGCTCGATGCAGAATAAGAAACTTGGAATGTGACGCTACAACGTTGCGGCAAAAAATGCAGACATTTGTTGAAAAAAGTAATCACGATGATTTGCTCGTGAACGAACAAAGG aATCAAATCAAAAGCTTAGAATCCTACTATCAAgaaattttgaaagaaaatactgtaaaaatgaataaaatgcaCTCTGAAATAGTTGAGTATCAAAAACTTATTAAGAACACAGATGCAAAAATTGACGCATTAAGAGAACAAGCAACAGAAAAAGCTACAAAAATTGAAGAACTACGAGCGCAATTACTGAGATACGAAGAATGTTCATTGCAAAGCGTATTCTTTACACCAATGAAAACTGCAACAgacaatgaaattaaaaagctGTCCgatttaattcttattttaaatgaaagaaTAGATAATGAAAGGCACAAATACGAAGAATTAGATATAACTcatagaaaaacaaaagagaAGAAAAGGAAACTTGAACGAAAGGTTGCTTTGGTTGAGGATGAATTGAAGATCTTGAAAGATTCCAAAAGAACATCTAGAGCTTCTAAAACAGCTATACAAAAAGAACAAACGTTTGATGGCTTTCCCTCGACTGCAGCTTCGTTAGGAAAAAAACATTCTTCAATTGCCGCTATCGCTGTAAGAGCTACTGAAACAGTATCGGATGAAACTCCAAGTGAAGGTTATGATTTGCTGGATAAGGATGAACTCAAATATAAACTGGAACTTGCcgaggaaaaattaaaaatattggaaGATAAACTCAAAATGATAGAAGAAGAAAAACAGGATGATTATAACCATCTCGTTGATATGATTCAAACttcgaaacaattatttaatgagGCCCTAACGGTTTTAAAAAGAGACAAGTGTCAGTGTATgtcataa
- the LOC123718483 gene encoding LIM and SH3 domain protein Lasp isoform X2, which yields MNKTCARCEKTVYPTEELKCLDKVWHKGCFKCQECGMTLNMRTYKGYGKLPYCESHVPKAKHTTMAETPELRRIAENTRLQSNVNYHADFEKSKGKFTQVADDPETLRIKANTKIISNVAYHGELEKKAQMERQRQINENGEIVGTQQIQQQTRHIGRVTDMDPLANEHHQSQVTHQSHRPANHHNQRVYVAMYDYEANDSDEVSFREGDLISNVTSIDEGWMTGQVLRTGHTGMLPANYVELAPNYPN from the exons ATGAATAAAACATGTGCGCGGTGCGAAAAAACTGTTTATCCCACAGAGGAACTCAAATGCTTGGACAAG GTTTGGCACAAAGGGTGCTTCAAATGTCAAGAATGCGGGATGACACTTAACATGAGAACATACAAAGGTTATGGAAAACTGCCTTATTGCGAgtc ACATGTGCCAAAAGCGAAGCATACGACCATGGCGGAAACACCAGAACTCAGGCGAATAGCCGAAAACACGAGATTGCAGAGTAATGTCAATTATCATGCCGATTTCGAGAAAAGCAAGGGAAAATTTACACAG gtAGCAGACGATCCCGAAACATTAAGAATTAAGGCGAATACGAAAATTATAAGTAACGTTGCGTACCACGGTGAATTGGAAAAGAAGGCCCAGATGGAGCGGCAAAGGCAGATTAATGAGAATGGCGAAATTGTTG GAACACAGCAAATCCAACAACAGACTCGCCACATAGGGCGCGTCACAGATATGGATCCACTCGCGAATGAGCATCACCAATCGCAGGTCACGCATCAGTCACACAGGCCGGCTAATCATCACAATCAG cGAGTCTACGTAGCGATGTATGACTACGAAGCAAATGATAGCGATgag GTATCATTCCGCGAGGGAGACCTGATTTCAAATGTCACCTCCATAGACGAGGGATGGATGACCGGTCAAGTGTTAAGAACTGGTCACACCGGTATGTTGCCAGCTAATTACGTCGAACTTGCCCCAAATTACCccaattaa
- the LOC123718483 gene encoding LIM and SH3 domain protein Lasp isoform X1, whose translation MNKTCARCEKTVYPTEELKCLDKVWHKGCFKCQECGMTLNMRTYKGYGKLPYCESHVPKAKHTTMAETPELRRIAENTRLQSNVNYHADFEKSKGKFTQVADDPETLRIKANTKIISNVAYHGELEKKAQMERQRQINENGEIVDLATNDYQHQIDSYATEMLPNLPPKNHYQTPARQEFKEIYNYPQYEELASQSNYGSKIGRIQDYDPLSDGPRAPPNTQRASATLIYNSSSDKRGTQQIQQQTRHIGRVTDMDPLANEHHQSQVTHQSHRPANHHNQRVYVAMYDYEANDSDEVSFREGDLISNVTSIDEGWMTGQVLRTGHTGMLPANYVELAPNYPN comes from the exons ATGAATAAAACATGTGCGCGGTGCGAAAAAACTGTTTATCCCACAGAGGAACTCAAATGCTTGGACAAG GTTTGGCACAAAGGGTGCTTCAAATGTCAAGAATGCGGGATGACACTTAACATGAGAACATACAAAGGTTATGGAAAACTGCCTTATTGCGAgtc ACATGTGCCAAAAGCGAAGCATACGACCATGGCGGAAACACCAGAACTCAGGCGAATAGCCGAAAACACGAGATTGCAGAGTAATGTCAATTATCATGCCGATTTCGAGAAAAGCAAGGGAAAATTTACACAG gtAGCAGACGATCCCGAAACATTAAGAATTAAGGCGAATACGAAAATTATAAGTAACGTTGCGTACCACGGTGAATTGGAAAAGAAGGCCCAGATGGAGCGGCAAAGGCAGATTAATGAGAATGGCGAAATTGTTG ATCTCGCAACAAACGATTATCAACATCAAATCGACTCGTACGCAACGGAGATGCTACCAAATCTACCACCGAAAAATCATTACCAAACACCCGCACGCCAAGAGTTCAAAGAGATTTACAACTACCCGCAATATGAGGAGTTGGCGTCGCAATCGAATTATGGCTCGAAAATTGGTAGGATTCAAGATTATGACCCGTTGAGCGATGGGCCGCGGGCGCCGCCCAACACTCAGCGGGCTTCGGCTACTTTGATTTATAACAGCTCCAGTGATAAGAGAG GAACACAGCAAATCCAACAACAGACTCGCCACATAGGGCGCGTCACAGATATGGATCCACTCGCGAATGAGCATCACCAATCGCAGGTCACGCATCAGTCACACAGGCCGGCTAATCATCACAATCAG cGAGTCTACGTAGCGATGTATGACTACGAAGCAAATGATAGCGATgag GTATCATTCCGCGAGGGAGACCTGATTTCAAATGTCACCTCCATAGACGAGGGATGGATGACCGGTCAAGTGTTAAGAACTGGTCACACCGGTATGTTGCCAGCTAATTACGTCGAACTTGCCCCAAATTACCccaattaa